Proteins encoded within one genomic window of Corynebacterium aurimucosum:
- a CDS encoding choice-of-anchor M domain-containing protein has product MSNRTIRTFTMPLAAALSAAALAFAPSAAWAGDLAQVVSSDEEVASPGTAAAIDHGHVDLGLLLNEGHAEFLARDDSAETPVWRQPDDVVFQVGDNALLTLPEDKAFSFVGAEPGSQVWVVPQTEQADVPWLGWNTQAPSLEANVERGVTMEFLGHQGPGEFSLFLQNGGFEEPQLLWSTATGDSEGFWVDLGTHTHANWVFTEPGIHQVRVRMSGEGAGESAGSEVAAEATLTFAVGDETDVAQAQATEWDPNAESSTDPSSPSASVPVWIWALAGVGVLVLIGAIIAVVRAKGGQRD; this is encoded by the coding sequence ATGTCTAATCGCACCATCCGAACTTTCACTATGCCGCTTGCGGCAGCACTGAGCGCCGCAGCGCTGGCCTTCGCGCCCTCCGCCGCCTGGGCCGGGGATCTGGCTCAAGTTGTCAGCTCCGACGAAGAGGTCGCGTCACCAGGAACTGCTGCCGCCATCGATCACGGCCACGTCGACTTGGGCTTGCTGCTTAATGAAGGCCACGCAGAGTTCCTCGCCCGTGATGATTCGGCCGAAACACCCGTGTGGCGTCAACCCGACGATGTGGTCTTCCAGGTGGGCGACAACGCCCTGCTAACCCTGCCTGAGGACAAGGCTTTCTCCTTCGTCGGCGCCGAGCCTGGTTCGCAGGTTTGGGTCGTTCCACAAACGGAGCAGGCTGATGTGCCGTGGCTAGGTTGGAATACCCAGGCCCCCTCTCTAGAAGCGAACGTTGAGAGAGGAGTCACTATGGAGTTCCTCGGGCACCAAGGACCAGGTGAATTCTCCCTCTTCTTGCAGAACGGCGGCTTCGAGGAACCACAGTTGCTATGGTCCACCGCCACCGGGGACTCAGAAGGCTTCTGGGTCGACTTGGGCACGCATACCCACGCCAATTGGGTGTTCACTGAGCCCGGCATCCACCAGGTGCGGGTCCGCATGAGCGGCGAAGGCGCGGGCGAAAGCGCCGGCAGCGAGGTAGCCGCCGAGGCTACGTTGACCTTTGCTGTAGGTGATGAAACGGATGTCGCACAAGCTCAGGCAACAGAATGGGATCCGAACGCTGAATCCTCTACCGATCCAAGTTCTCCCTCGGCATCCGTGCCGGTATGGATCTGGGCGCTGGCCGGCGTGGGCGTCCTCGTTCTTATCGGTGCCATTATCGCCGTCGTGCGTGCGAAGGGCGGCCAGCGTGACTAG
- the gltX gene encoding glutamate--tRNA ligase yields MGDMTKPTSDVRVRFCPSPTGTPHVGMVRTALFNWAYARHTGGTLIFRIEDTDAARDSEESYQAIIDSLNWLGLGWDEGVNVGGPDEPYRQSQRMDIYADVLQKLKDGGYVYPAYSTNEEVQERHKAAGRDPQLGYDNFDRDLTQEQIDAFEAEGRKPVWRLRMPDKDWSWTDLVRGEMTFKSETQPDYVVARSNGAPLYTLVNPVDDALMGVTHVLRGEDLLSSTPRQLALYEALVELGIAKQTPEFGHLPFVMGEGNKKLSKRDPQSNLFNHRDNGIIPEGMLNYLSLLGWSLSADQDIFSVDELIANFDVHDVLGNPARFDQKKLEAINADHIRLLEPADFAQRLRDYLTEYTDFPADYPEEKFAFAADLVQTRIKTLSDAYGLMSFLTTPDAELELDEKAARKNLKEEAVQPLEVSIAKLEELGEWKAEEIEKVLSAALIDDLGLKPRKAYGALRVAISGQQVSPPLFESMELLGKESTVARLKAARALTPWSAE; encoded by the coding sequence ATGGGGGACATGACTAAACCGACATCCGACGTCCGCGTCCGTTTCTGCCCTTCGCCTACCGGCACGCCCCACGTGGGCATGGTCCGCACGGCTCTGTTCAACTGGGCCTATGCCCGTCACACTGGCGGTACGCTCATCTTCCGCATCGAGGACACCGATGCTGCCCGTGACTCTGAGGAGTCCTACCAGGCCATCATCGACTCCCTGAACTGGCTCGGGTTGGGCTGGGATGAAGGTGTTAACGTCGGTGGCCCGGATGAGCCTTACCGTCAGTCGCAGCGCATGGATATCTACGCAGATGTCCTGCAGAAGCTCAAGGATGGCGGCTATGTCTATCCGGCCTATTCCACCAACGAAGAGGTTCAGGAGCGCCATAAGGCGGCCGGCCGCGACCCGCAGCTGGGCTACGACAATTTCGACCGCGACCTCACTCAAGAGCAGATCGATGCCTTTGAGGCAGAGGGGCGCAAGCCGGTCTGGCGCCTGCGCATGCCGGATAAGGATTGGTCGTGGACCGACTTGGTACGCGGCGAGATGACCTTCAAATCGGAGACCCAGCCGGATTACGTCGTGGCGCGCTCGAACGGTGCGCCGCTCTACACGCTGGTTAACCCGGTTGACGATGCCCTCATGGGAGTTACCCACGTCCTGCGCGGTGAAGACCTACTGTCCTCCACGCCGCGTCAGCTCGCCCTCTATGAGGCGCTCGTGGAGCTTGGTATTGCCAAGCAGACTCCCGAGTTTGGGCACCTGCCCTTCGTGATGGGTGAAGGCAATAAGAAACTGTCCAAGCGTGACCCACAGTCCAACCTGTTCAACCACCGCGACAACGGCATTATCCCGGAGGGCATGCTCAACTACCTGTCGCTTTTGGGTTGGTCCCTGTCTGCCGACCAGGACATCTTCTCCGTTGACGAGCTCATCGCCAACTTCGACGTTCACGACGTGTTGGGTAACCCAGCTCGCTTCGACCAGAAGAAGCTCGAGGCCATTAATGCCGACCACATCCGTCTGCTGGAGCCAGCAGACTTTGCGCAGCGCCTGCGCGACTACCTGACTGAGTACACCGACTTCCCGGCCGACTATCCGGAAGAGAAGTTCGCTTTCGCTGCAGATCTGGTGCAGACCCGCATCAAGACGCTGTCTGACGCCTATGGGCTCATGTCCTTCCTCACCACGCCGGATGCCGAACTGGAACTGGATGAGAAGGCAGCACGCAAGAACCTCAAGGAAGAAGCAGTGCAGCCGCTGGAGGTTTCCATCGCCAAGCTGGAGGAGCTCGGGGAGTGGAAGGCGGAGGAGATTGAGAAGGTTCTCTCCGCCGCGCTTATCGACGACCTCGGCCTCAAACCACGCAAGGCTTACGGCGCCCTGCGTGTAGCAATCTCAGGTCAGCAGGTCTCCCCGCCGCTGTTTGAGTCCATGGAGCTGCTGGGCAAGGAGTCCACGGTGGCTCGCCTTAAGGCTGCGCGTGCTCTCACACCGTGGAGCGCTGAGTAG
- a CDS encoding choice-of-anchor M domain-containing protein, translating into MHSTPPAAQRLNLRQSSALQKTSAAVFTFTVAVAMLVAVLGYPAPARADSELIDSGHVDAFYVSAPGGELTLSMKEDVTGSGVLRPGNDVILKVAEEAWSEATERIDGIGIPTYYLPQTQDSSLLWPGWDTQAAQSAGYKDVNFEFVEVTGPGDIFIFETAGFGDIQPVTDAGELDLVSGDVINQAYPAHRHVNWAFSEPGIYTMTVQAESNGDTSNQVTYTWDVGDGDSAPQESGDGETSTDHGDDGTEDNHEAELSDASPEQPASSSSGTHPGGGNAGGGTRRAASAGGTRNAKQQASSKERKERGDRKERKPSHRSAEAADGENVDTVAAAGYYDSGQNLLPWGIGILGLGMLVLGLALARLALMKGRD; encoded by the coding sequence TTGCACTCCACACCACCCGCTGCTCAGCGCTTGAACTTGCGCCAGAGCAGTGCACTGCAGAAAACCAGCGCCGCCGTGTTCACGTTCACCGTTGCCGTGGCGATGCTTGTGGCCGTCCTTGGCTATCCTGCGCCAGCCCGCGCCGACAGCGAGCTCATCGATTCCGGACATGTCGATGCCTTTTATGTCTCCGCGCCGGGCGGTGAACTGACCTTGTCGATGAAGGAGGATGTCACCGGCAGTGGTGTTCTCCGGCCCGGCAACGATGTCATCCTCAAAGTCGCAGAAGAAGCATGGAGCGAGGCGACCGAGCGCATCGACGGCATTGGTATACCCACGTATTACCTCCCCCAAACCCAAGACAGCTCGCTGCTCTGGCCGGGTTGGGATACCCAAGCGGCACAATCTGCTGGCTACAAAGACGTTAACTTCGAATTCGTCGAGGTCACTGGGCCTGGTGACATCTTTATCTTCGAAACGGCTGGCTTCGGCGATATCCAACCGGTCACCGATGCCGGTGAGCTCGATCTCGTTTCTGGTGACGTCATCAACCAGGCGTACCCGGCGCATCGCCACGTTAACTGGGCTTTTAGTGAACCTGGTATCTACACCATGACTGTCCAAGCGGAATCCAACGGCGATACGAGTAATCAGGTCACCTATACCTGGGATGTCGGTGATGGTGACTCAGCACCCCAGGAGTCCGGGGACGGGGAAACCAGCACCGATCATGGGGATGACGGTACCGAAGACAACCACGAGGCAGAGCTGAGCGACGCCTCCCCTGAGCAACCGGCATCCTCTTCCTCCGGAACACACCCGGGAGGTGGAAACGCTGGAGGCGGTACCCGCCGTGCGGCATCCGCAGGCGGAACCAGGAACGCGAAGCAACAGGCAAGCAGCAAGGAGCGTAAAGAGCGCGGAGATAGGAAGGAGCGCAAGCCTTCTCACCGATCCGCCGAAGCCGCGGACGGGGAGAATGTGGACACCGTAGCTGCGGCCGGCTACTACGACAGCGGGCAAAACCTGCTGCCGTGGGGCATCGGAATCCTCGGCCTGGGCATGCTTGTGCTGGGGTTGGCGCTGGCGCGCCTCGCGCTCATGAAGGGCCGCGACTAA
- a CDS encoding anchored repeat ABC transporter, substrate-binding protein, which yields MPRKVRTRTQYTVLLSAIFLGASMVSGCASSASGDDGKVKVVATTPILGDVAKHVAGEDATVTTLIPAGKDPHTFEPSLRSVRDIANADVLLSNGFLLEPQNLLKSLRESSDVPVTEVADQASTHGAKLVPLVENVALDAVWLGLRVRNAAPGTTSVDMRLLDVEGPGDVAAYVVSTFGTPEPLFNSADGIDQHNDSTTLPANAHTHVSWAFNKPGIYRLSFGATDSSPQEFTVAVGVSAPEGMHALDAGHVDITADMATGKLDLEDQGERFDPNTTVLSIPNSALQQIPPDPSYRFLGRPGDETYLLPQAVLGKHIHGEVDPHLWHNAANVISFTEVIAEQLAQTDPSHGTDYRARAQDYIAQLRAVDAEVRQLISAIPEHNRHLVTPHHGYAYLEQGYGIDIAGFVSPNPAIEPSPRDVIALRRTLENLQLPAVFVEPTQQASADVIREAADSLGVAVCPIYGDTLDDAVPTYLDLMRFNAHSLNRCLGSTTKESHV from the coding sequence ATGCCACGGAAGGTTCGCACTCGGACGCAGTACACCGTGCTTCTTTCCGCCATCTTTCTCGGCGCGTCCATGGTGAGTGGCTGCGCGAGCTCCGCCAGCGGAGACGATGGGAAGGTGAAGGTGGTGGCGACGACGCCGATACTGGGGGACGTCGCCAAGCACGTAGCAGGTGAGGATGCCACAGTGACCACGCTGATTCCTGCGGGAAAGGATCCACATACCTTTGAGCCGAGCCTGCGCTCGGTGCGCGATATCGCTAACGCCGACGTATTGCTGTCCAATGGTTTTCTCCTCGAGCCGCAAAACCTGCTGAAGTCCTTGCGGGAGTCATCGGATGTGCCCGTCACTGAAGTGGCGGACCAAGCATCCACCCACGGCGCGAAGCTCGTCCCCTTGGTAGAAAACGTTGCCCTCGATGCGGTATGGCTGGGATTGCGTGTGCGCAACGCAGCCCCAGGTACCACGAGCGTCGACATGCGTCTGCTCGATGTGGAAGGCCCCGGCGATGTCGCGGCCTACGTAGTCTCTACATTCGGTACACCTGAGCCGCTCTTTAACAGCGCTGACGGGATTGACCAGCACAACGATTCCACGACGCTGCCGGCTAATGCTCACACGCACGTCTCCTGGGCTTTCAACAAGCCCGGAATTTACCGGCTGAGCTTCGGTGCAACAGATAGTTCGCCACAGGAGTTCACAGTGGCGGTGGGCGTAAGCGCACCTGAGGGGATGCACGCGCTCGATGCAGGTCACGTCGATATCACCGCGGACATGGCTACAGGAAAACTCGACTTGGAGGATCAAGGCGAGCGTTTTGATCCGAACACCACGGTGCTCAGCATCCCGAATTCCGCTCTCCAACAGATACCGCCGGATCCCTCCTACCGTTTCTTGGGCCGGCCCGGGGATGAGACCTATCTCCTGCCCCAAGCTGTCTTGGGCAAGCACATTCACGGCGAAGTAGACCCACATCTGTGGCATAACGCCGCCAATGTCATCAGCTTTACCGAGGTTATCGCTGAGCAACTTGCGCAAACGGATCCCTCGCACGGCACGGACTACCGTGCCCGCGCACAGGACTACATCGCACAACTGCGAGCCGTCGATGCAGAGGTTCGTCAGCTCATCTCTGCCATTCCTGAGCACAACCGCCACCTCGTCACACCCCACCACGGATACGCCTACCTGGAGCAAGGCTACGGCATTGATATCGCGGGTTTCGTTAGCCCCAACCCGGCCATCGAACCCTCGCCGCGCGATGTCATCGCGCTGCGCCGCACCTTGGAAAACCTCCAGCTTCCCGCGGTGTTCGTGGAACCGACCCAACAAGCCAGTGCAGACGTCATTAGGGAGGCCGCCGATTCCCTCGGGGTGGCGGTGTGCCCCATTTACGGTGACACCCTCGATGACGCCGTACCGACGTATCTCGATCTAATGCGTTTCAATGCACACTCACTCAACCGCTGCCTTGGCAGCACAACAAAGGAATCTCATGTCTAA
- a CDS encoding anchored repeat-type ABC transporter ATP-binding subunit yields the protein MTSPLIAAKDLSVSLSGRRVIDAANLSVHPGEFIGLLGPNGAGKTTLMRAILGLVPFTGTIDVGTSLGYVPQRHDVEWDFPISVSNAVLSGRTGLVGWFRRPGRADKQAARRAIELTNLEEFARRPIAQLSGGQRQRVLIARALACEPEVLLLDEPFTGLDAPNTEELLLLFDKLTADGTSVVMSTHNLSEAAHSCSRLVLFNRGIIADGPAETLRMTSQPWSDTFGVAASSPLLSAIGVAA from the coding sequence GTGACTAGCCCCCTCATTGCAGCCAAGGACCTGTCCGTTTCGCTCTCCGGCCGCAGGGTCATCGACGCCGCTAACCTGTCCGTTCACCCCGGCGAGTTCATCGGGCTCCTCGGCCCCAACGGCGCGGGCAAAACCACGCTGATGCGCGCCATCTTGGGTCTCGTCCCCTTCACTGGGACCATCGACGTGGGCACCTCGCTGGGGTATGTCCCGCAGCGCCACGACGTGGAATGGGACTTCCCCATCAGCGTGTCCAACGCTGTGCTGAGCGGACGCACCGGACTTGTGGGTTGGTTCCGTCGTCCGGGACGTGCTGATAAACAGGCCGCCCGCCGGGCCATCGAGCTCACCAACTTGGAGGAATTCGCACGACGCCCCATCGCGCAGTTGTCCGGTGGCCAACGTCAGCGTGTACTCATCGCCCGGGCCTTAGCCTGCGAGCCTGAGGTACTGCTTCTCGACGAACCATTTACCGGCCTCGACGCCCCCAACACTGAAGAGCTCCTACTTCTCTTTGACAAACTCACCGCCGATGGCACCAGCGTTGTCATGTCCACGCACAACCTCTCGGAGGCCGCGCATTCTTGCTCGCGGCTCGTGCTGTTTAACCGGGGAATCATCGCGGATGGTCCAGCGGAAACGCTGCGCATGACCTCGCAGCCCTGGAGCGACACGTTCGGGGTCGCAGCTTCTTCTCCGCTGCTTTCTGCGATTGGGGTGGCAGCATGA
- a CDS encoding choice-of-anchor M domain-containing protein, translating into MARTRYVALLTCATLLFSPATAVAGPDDGKHVATQTHIDSPKAFWEGNALNLKSHSAQSNHDLADTVTWVGKGWNQNGTNQYQFTVPQDPALAFVGKPGETYYMAPASVQGSLDPVWMGFGADTELPVDDFRDNIASLDLLSVDGPGDVEMFGYYPGPGGLQRFFGTTDGAPHSAWLTSGTHTHNYTVFSKPGRYELTYQTSARGKDGSLITSQPTTTSIQVGGQRPVDEKTPSLKERFDQASSGDASQKNYHLSITPKKSGDKDGDERLSSIDFAGGSDGTLTLLIDGYFLTDLAVKDGKAHFDEFLGPEASTIQAVYTPEDGSPRWVSEELAYSANAELSTTSKTSADSWTETTNPRQLFSGEEVSLSDTGLSARAVPEGEDATRIILEAADKNLEGYVHGGFFSKGSSLPDIDFDGTITRGRAEFVVAADANFNGNTVRLDILPHPSITQESGSITLTDNFAFGQKYEGAGKLGAGAQAPAPAPDNSPKPDAGEHTGTCADKVVLDRGHVDIAVTREGDEFLTRLKDETALVDKKAVERPLDDVVLAVHDNALRSRPAALKGKDFDYLGTEKFFLLPQTQEQSIIWPGYNTQALNYKDYKDGKVTLNIKPVEMPEGAQVGLFTAEGLGKVFTPLINSAEGDYSIETTFASHTHTNWAFTKPGTYKLEVTYSATTTEGKGISSAPQTLTVAAGDAAIKDCANSKDGNEGEDTPNPGDEKPGDKPGDKKPDANQPGGQKDKTSSMPKLEGLWGLVLPVVLAIIFQGFLNFYNDHRDQIAARFNGLLPR; encoded by the coding sequence GTGGCTCGAACTCGCTATGTGGCGCTTTTAACCTGCGCCACGCTTCTCTTCTCCCCCGCTACCGCCGTCGCTGGTCCCGACGACGGCAAACACGTAGCCACTCAGACACATATTGATTCTCCCAAGGCTTTCTGGGAGGGCAATGCTCTCAACCTCAAGAGCCATTCTGCACAGTCCAACCACGACCTAGCCGATACCGTCACCTGGGTAGGCAAAGGCTGGAACCAGAACGGCACCAACCAATACCAGTTCACCGTGCCTCAGGACCCTGCGCTCGCTTTTGTGGGAAAGCCGGGTGAAACGTATTACATGGCGCCTGCCAGTGTCCAAGGCAGCCTGGACCCGGTGTGGATGGGCTTCGGCGCCGACACAGAGCTGCCTGTTGACGACTTCCGCGACAACATTGCTTCCCTGGACCTCTTAAGCGTTGACGGACCCGGCGATGTCGAGATGTTTGGCTACTACCCCGGACCCGGCGGACTGCAGCGTTTCTTTGGAACCACCGATGGCGCTCCACATTCCGCATGGCTGACCAGCGGCACGCATACCCACAACTACACCGTATTTTCTAAACCTGGACGCTATGAGCTCACCTATCAAACGAGCGCGCGGGGCAAGGATGGTTCATTGATTACCTCCCAGCCCACGACCACGTCGATCCAAGTCGGCGGACAGCGGCCCGTTGATGAAAAAACGCCTTCCCTCAAAGAGCGCTTTGACCAGGCCTCCTCCGGCGATGCCAGCCAGAAGAACTACCACCTGAGCATCACGCCCAAGAAATCCGGGGACAAGGATGGGGATGAGCGCCTTTCCTCCATCGATTTCGCTGGCGGCAGCGACGGCACTCTGACACTGCTGATCGACGGCTACTTCCTCACCGATCTAGCCGTGAAAGATGGCAAGGCACACTTCGATGAATTCTTAGGGCCTGAGGCTTCAACAATCCAAGCTGTGTACACCCCGGAGGACGGCAGCCCGCGCTGGGTGAGCGAGGAGCTCGCCTACTCTGCAAACGCAGAGCTTTCCACCACCTCGAAGACGTCTGCGGACTCCTGGACCGAAACCACTAACCCCCGCCAGCTCTTCTCCGGAGAAGAGGTTTCGCTATCTGACACGGGGCTGTCCGCGCGCGCTGTTCCGGAGGGCGAAGACGCCACCCGCATCATCCTGGAGGCAGCCGATAAGAACCTGGAAGGCTACGTGCACGGCGGCTTCTTTAGCAAGGGAAGTTCGCTTCCCGACATCGATTTCGACGGCACGATCACCCGCGGCCGCGCGGAATTTGTCGTCGCCGCCGATGCAAACTTCAACGGCAATACCGTGCGCCTCGATATCCTTCCGCACCCGAGCATCACGCAAGAGTCCGGCAGCATCACGCTGACCGACAATTTCGCCTTCGGGCAAAAGTACGAGGGAGCGGGCAAACTCGGCGCTGGGGCTCAGGCTCCTGCGCCAGCCCCGGATAACAGCCCGAAACCGGACGCAGGAGAACACACTGGTACCTGTGCTGACAAGGTGGTACTTGACCGCGGCCACGTCGACATTGCGGTCACCCGTGAGGGTGATGAGTTCCTCACCCGCTTGAAGGATGAAACGGCCCTCGTGGACAAGAAGGCCGTCGAGCGTCCGCTCGATGACGTGGTCCTCGCGGTGCACGACAACGCCCTGCGCTCCCGCCCCGCCGCGCTGAAGGGCAAGGACTTCGATTACCTAGGCACGGAAAAGTTCTTCCTCCTCCCACAGACCCAGGAGCAGAGCATCATCTGGCCGGGATATAACACCCAGGCCCTCAACTACAAGGACTATAAAGACGGCAAAGTCACGCTCAACATCAAGCCCGTGGAGATGCCAGAGGGTGCGCAGGTAGGCCTTTTCACTGCCGAAGGCTTGGGCAAGGTTTTCACCCCGCTGATCAATTCCGCCGAGGGTGACTACTCCATCGAGACCACTTTTGCTTCGCACACCCACACCAATTGGGCGTTTACCAAGCCAGGCACGTACAAGCTTGAGGTCACCTATTCGGCCACCACCACAGAGGGCAAGGGCATCTCCTCTGCTCCCCAAACGCTCACCGTCGCAGCGGGCGATGCCGCAATCAAAGACTGTGCGAACTCGAAGGACGGAAACGAAGGCGAAGACACCCCGAATCCAGGTGACGAGAAGCCCGGAGATAAACCAGGCGATAAGAAGCCAGACGCTAACCAGCCTGGTGGCCAGAAAGACAAGACATCCTCTATGCCCAAGCTCGAGGGTCTGTGGGGCCTGGTACTCCCAGTTGTCTTGGCCATCATCTTCCAAGGCTTCCTCAACTTCTACAACGATCACCGTGACCAGATTGCGGCGCGGTTCAATGGCCTTCTTCCCCGCTAG
- a CDS encoding anchored repeat-type ABC transporter permease subunit has translation MIDISLIEFFQDLTNPHLDFLARAVGISILAAIVCGVVGCYVVLRGMSFIGDAVSHAVFPGLAIAFVLQGSVLLGGAVAGCTVAVLIACFSQRRTVREDSVIGIFFAAAFALGMVIISRVDGYTASLTSFLFGSLTGVSRADLYTAFTVTVLIVATVLLLGPQLTATCLDKETARAMGLPVFALDIVLYLCVTGAVVISVGTIGNVLVLALLITPAATARLLCDSLGSMMFAAAAIGSLGSFFGIYLAWAIDLPAGATIVLLLTACFLVAWVLSPLMHSRRASASASTSHTPKETLSA, from the coding sequence ATGATCGACATTTCACTCATCGAATTCTTCCAGGATCTCACCAACCCACACTTGGACTTCCTGGCGCGTGCGGTGGGAATTTCTATCCTCGCTGCCATCGTGTGCGGCGTGGTGGGATGCTATGTCGTGCTGCGCGGCATGTCTTTCATCGGTGATGCTGTTTCCCACGCGGTCTTCCCGGGGCTGGCCATTGCCTTCGTGCTCCAAGGCTCAGTCTTGCTGGGCGGCGCCGTGGCGGGCTGCACCGTCGCGGTGCTCATCGCATGCTTCTCCCAGCGGCGCACCGTGCGCGAGGATTCCGTCATCGGAATCTTCTTTGCCGCCGCCTTCGCCCTCGGCATGGTGATCATCTCCCGAGTAGACGGCTATACAGCCTCGCTCACCAGCTTTCTCTTTGGCTCGCTCACGGGTGTCTCCCGCGCGGACCTCTACACCGCGTTCACCGTCACGGTGCTCATCGTGGCCACGGTTCTTCTCCTTGGCCCCCAGCTCACCGCCACCTGCTTGGACAAGGAAACCGCCCGCGCAATGGGTCTTCCTGTCTTTGCTCTGGACATCGTGCTCTACCTCTGTGTTACGGGCGCAGTGGTTATCTCCGTAGGCACCATCGGCAACGTCCTCGTCCTCGCGCTGCTTATCACCCCAGCCGCGACCGCCCGCCTGCTCTGTGACTCGCTGGGCTCGATGATGTTCGCAGCCGCGGCGATCGGCTCCTTGGGTAGCTTCTTCGGAATCTACCTGGCATGGGCCATTGACCTTCCCGCCGGTGCCACCATCGTTCTACTCCTTACCGCCTGTTTCCTCGTGGCATGGGTGCTCTCCCCTCTCATGCACTCCCGCCGCGCTTCCGCATCCGCCTCGACATCACACACCCCAAAGGAGACCTTGTCCGCATGA